A stretch of Aedes aegypti strain LVP_AGWG chromosome 2, AaegL5.0 Primary Assembly, whole genome shotgun sequence DNA encodes these proteins:
- the LOC110676395 gene encoding uncharacterized protein LOC110676395 isoform X2 — protein MATSQQSDSSKYKQQFLQKYNELVESINSKHFEEYQKVAPKHRAFEIFKAGLLENILSYFNGIWDSTNTDEHLHILDLLKADPKNDSEKKWRPTGKSAEEQVRPLVINKLKWQIKMYERQIQFHKQQLERAVSQVELGRKKWADFVEMRESLKSALTSEMQDFKNIECQITALDETVIDDLQREQVRTLKLRL, from the exons ATGGCAACATCCCAACAATCCGATTCAAGCAAATACAAGCAGCAGTTCTTGCAAAAGTACAACGAGTTGGTGGAAAGTATAAA CTCAAAACATTTCGAAGAGTATCAAAAAGTCGCACCGAAACATCGAGCATTTGAGATATTTAAAGCAGGATTGCTGGAGAATATATTGTCTTACTTCAACGGCATTTGGGATTCTACAAACACCGATGAGCATTTGCATATTCTGGATTTGCTCAAAGCCGACCCGAAAAACGATTCGGAGAAAAAATG GCGTCCAACAGGGAAAAGTGCTGAAGAGCAAGTACGCCCCCTTGTTATAAACAAATTGAAATGGCAGATAAAAATGTACGAAAGACAAATACAATTCCATAAGCAACAGCTTGAG CGAGCGGTATCACAGGTTGAATTGGGACGTAAGAAATGGGCCGATTTCGTAGAAATGAGGGAATCTTTGAAGAGTGCACTCACCAGCGAGATGCAAGATTTCAAAAACATCGAATGCCAAATAACAGCTCTTGATGAGACAGTAATAGACGATTTGCAACG
- the LOC110676395 gene encoding uncharacterized protein LOC110676395 isoform X1: MATSQQSDSSKYKQQFLQKYNELVESINSKHFEEYQKVAPKHRAFEIFKAGLLENILSYFNGIWDSTNTDEHLHILDLLKADPKNDSEKKWRPTGKSAEEQVRPLVINKLKWQIKMYERQIQFHKQQLERAVSQVELGRKKWADFVEMRESLKSALTSEMQDFKNIECQITALDETVIDDLQRFHLFFFADKSDVKA, encoded by the exons ATGGCAACATCCCAACAATCCGATTCAAGCAAATACAAGCAGCAGTTCTTGCAAAAGTACAACGAGTTGGTGGAAAGTATAAA CTCAAAACATTTCGAAGAGTATCAAAAAGTCGCACCGAAACATCGAGCATTTGAGATATTTAAAGCAGGATTGCTGGAGAATATATTGTCTTACTTCAACGGCATTTGGGATTCTACAAACACCGATGAGCATTTGCATATTCTGGATTTGCTCAAAGCCGACCCGAAAAACGATTCGGAGAAAAAATG GCGTCCAACAGGGAAAAGTGCTGAAGAGCAAGTACGCCCCCTTGTTATAAACAAATTGAAATGGCAGATAAAAATGTACGAAAGACAAATACAATTCCATAAGCAACAGCTTGAG CGAGCGGTATCACAGGTTGAATTGGGACGTAAGAAATGGGCCGATTTCGTAGAAATGAGGGAATCTTTGAAGAGTGCACTCACCAGCGAGATGCAAGATTTCAAAAACATCGAATGCCAAATAACAGCTCTTGATGAGACAGTAATAGACGATTTGCAACG